In Mustela nigripes isolate SB6536 chromosome 2, MUSNIG.SB6536, whole genome shotgun sequence, a single window of DNA contains:
- the PCSK4 gene encoding proprotein convertase subtilisin/kexin type 4 isoform X1 has protein sequence MRPARTALWLRLAVALGLALVGPLPVGWSSARAPIYVSSWAVRVSQGYREAERLARKFGFVNLGQIFPDGQYYHLRHRGVVQRSLTPHWGHRLRLKKDPKVQWFEQQTLRRRVKRSVVVPTDPWFPKQWYMNNKVQPDLNILQAWSQGLSGQGVVVSVLDDGIEKDHPDLWANYDPLASYDFNDYDPDPQPRYTPSDENRHGTRCAGEVAAIANNGFCGTGVAYNARIGGVRMLDGTITDVIEAQSLSLQPQHIHIYSASWGPEDDGRTVDGPGILTREAFRRGVTKGRGGLGTLFVWASGNGGLHYDNCNCDGYTNSIHTLSVGSTTRHGRVPWYSEACASTLTTTYSSGVAADPQIVTTDLHHQCTDKHTGTSASAPLAAGMIALALEANPFLTWRDMQHLVVRASRPAQLQAEDWRTNGVGRQVSHHYGYGLLDARLLVDMARTWLPTQPQQKCAIRVVHTPTRPAGGALTPHAAPSPILPLMRVRKNVSACAGRANYIRSLEHVQVQLSLSYSRRGDLEISLTSPMGTRSTLVAIRPLDVSGQGYNNWIFMSTHFWDEDPQGLWTLGLENKGYYFNTGTLYRYTLLLYGTAEDMTARPSGPQVTSSACVQRDTEGLCQECHSPAYILGHLCLAYCPPRYFSHTQQAVTPGPGRSATPTLRICSSCHASCYTCRGGSPLNCTTCPPSYTLDELRGSCSGPVPPNSTPQPTAVAQPSCHRGQAQAAVMALLAMALGSPFLCSVLSGGCLPPWGGPLRAGPPPIATPGPAAGGNLEPSD, from the exons atGCGGCCCGCCCGGACTGCGCTCTGGCTGCGCCTTGCAgtggccctgggcctggccctcGTTGGCCCCCTGCCTGTGGGGTGGTCCTCGGCCCGGGCCCCCATCTATGTCAGCAGCTGGGCCGTGCGGGTGTCCCAGGGTTACCGGGAGGCCGAGCGCCTGGCGCGCAAATTCGGCTTCGTCAACCTGGGGCAG ATCTTTCCTGACGGGCAGTACTACCACCTGCGGCACCGGGGCGTGGTCCAGCGGTCCCTGACCCCACACTGGGGCCATCGCCTGCGCCTAAAGAAAGACCCCAAG GTGCAGTGGTTCGAGCAGCAGACGCTACGGCGGCGGGTGAAGCGCTCGGTGGTGGTACCCACGGACCCCTGGTTCCCCAAGCAGTGGTACATG AACAACAAGGTGCAGCCGGACCTGAACATCCTGCAGGCCTGGAGCCAGGGGCTGTCGGGCCAGGGCGTCGTGGTCTCTGTCCTGGACGACGGCATCGAGAAGGACCACCCGGACCTCTGGGCCAACTAC GACCCCCTGGCCAGCTATGACTTCAATGACTATGACCCAGACCCCCAGCCGCGATACACGCCCAGTGATGAGAACCG GCACGGGACCCGCTGTGCTGGGGAGGTGGCAGCCATAGCAAACAACGGATTCTGCGGCACGGGCGTCGCCTACAATGCCCGCATCGGAG GCGTGCGCATGCTGGACGGCACCATCACGGATGTCATCGAGGCCCAGTCGCTGAGCCTGCAGCCGCAGCACATCCACATCTACAGCGCCAGCTGGGGCCCCGAGGACGACGGCCGCACCGTGGACGGCCCGGGCATCCTCACCCGGGAGGCCTTCAGGCGCGGCGTGACCAAG GGCCGTGGTGGGCTGGGCACGCTCTTCGTCTGGGCGTCGGGCAACGGCGGCCTGCACTATGACAACTGCAACTGTGACGGCTACACCAACAGCATCCACACGCTCTCGGTGGGCAGCACCACCCGGCACGGCCGCGTGCCCTGGTACAGCGAGGCCTGCGCCTCTACGCTTACCACCACCTACAGCAGCGGCGTGGCCGCCGACCCGCAGATC GTCACCACAGACCTGCACCACCAGTGCACGGACAAACACACGGGCACCTCGGCCTCGGCCCCGCTGGCTGCGGGCATGATCGCCCTGGCTCTGGAGGCCAA CCCGTTCTTGACCTGGAGGGACATGCAGCACCTGGTGGTCCGGGCGTCCAGGCCAGCACAGCTCCAGGCTGAGGACTGGAGGACCAACGGCGTAGGGCGCCAAG TGAGCCACCACTACGGCTACGGGTTGCTGGACGCCAGGCTGCTGGTGGACATGGCTCGGACGTGGCTGCCCACGCAGCCCCAGCAGAAATGCGCCATCCGGGTCGTACACACCCCCAC cagGCCCGCAGGAGGGGCCCTCACCCCCCACGCCGCCCCTAGCCCTATCCTGCCGCTGATGCGAGTGAGGAAGAATGTGTCGGCCTGCGCGGGCCGTGCCAACTACATCCGCTCACTGGAGCACGTGCAGGTGCAGCTGTCGCTGTCCTATAGCCGCCGGGGAGACCTGGAGATCTCGCTCACCAGCCCCATGGGGACCCGCTCCACGCTCGTGGCCATCAG ACCCTTGGATGTCAGCGGCCAAGGCTACAACAACTGGATCTTCATGTCCACCCACTTCTGGGACGAGGACCCGCAGGGCTTGTGGACTCTGGGCCTGGAAAATAAGGGCTACTATTTCAACACAG GGACGCTGTACCGCTACACGCTGCTGCTCTACGGGACGGCCGAGGACATGACCGCGCGGCCCTCCGGCCCCCAGGTGACCAGCAGCGCGTGTGTGCAGCGGGACACGGAGGGGCTGTGCCAGG AATGCCACAGCCCCGCCTACATCCTGGGCCACCTCTGCCTGGCCTACTGCCCTCCAAGGTACTTCAGCCACACCCAGCAGGCAGTGACCCCGGGGCCTGGGCGCTCGGCGACACCCACCCTGCGCATCTGCTCCAGCTGCCACGCCTCCTGCTATACCTGCCGCGGGGGGTCCCCGCTCAACTGCACCACCTGCCCCCCGTCGTACACGCTGGACGAGCTTCGGGGCTCCTGCTCAGGACCTGTCCCTCCCAACAGCACCCCCCAGCCCACCGCAGTGGCCCAGCCCAGCTGCCACCGTGGCCAAGCCCAGGCTGCGGTGATGGCCTTGCTGGCCATGGCCTTGGGGAGCCCCTTCCTCTGCAGCGTCCTGTCTGGAGGCTGCCTGCCGCCATGGGGGGGCCCCCTCCGTGCCGGGCCTCCCCCCATCGCCACCCCAGGGCCGGCTGCTGGAGGGAACCTAGAGCCATCTGACTAG
- the PCSK4 gene encoding proprotein convertase subtilisin/kexin type 4 isoform X3 yields MRPARTALWLRLAVALGLALVGPLPVGWSSARAPIYVSSWAVRVSQGYREAERLARKFGFVNLGQIFPDGQYYHLRHRGVVQRSLTPHWGHRLRLKKDPKWFEQQTLRRRVKRSVVVPTDPWFPKQWYMNNKVQPDLNILQAWSQGLSGQGVVVSVLDDGIEKDHPDLWANYDPLASYDFNDYDPDPQPRYTPSDENRHGTRCAGEVAAIANNGFCGTGVAYNARIGGVRMLDGTITDVIEAQSLSLQPQHIHIYSASWGPEDDGRTVDGPGILTREAFRRGVTKGRGGLGTLFVWASGNGGLHYDNCNCDGYTNSIHTLSVGSTTRHGRVPWYSEACASTLTTTYSSGVAADPQIVTTDLHHQCTDKHTGTSASAPLAAGMIALALEANPFLTWRDMQHLVVRASRPAQLQAEDWRTNGVGRQVSHHYGYGLLDARLLVDMARTWLPTQPQQKCAIRVVHTPTRPAGGALTPHAAPSPILPLMRVRKNVSACAGRANYIRSLEHVQVQLSLSYSRRGDLEISLTSPMGTRSTLVAIRPLDVSGQGYNNWIFMSTHFWDEDPQGLWTLGLENKGYYFNTGTLYRYTLLLYGTAEDMTARPSGPQVTSSACVQRDTEGLCQECHSPAYILGHLCLAYCPPRYFSHTQQAVTPGPGRSATPTLRICSSCHASCYTCRGGSPLNCTTCPPSYTLDELRGSCSGPVPPNSTPQPTAVAQPSCHRGQAQAAVMALLAMALGSPFLCSVLSGGCLPPWGGPLRAGPPPIATPGPAAGGNLEPSD; encoded by the exons atGCGGCCCGCCCGGACTGCGCTCTGGCTGCGCCTTGCAgtggccctgggcctggccctcGTTGGCCCCCTGCCTGTGGGGTGGTCCTCGGCCCGGGCCCCCATCTATGTCAGCAGCTGGGCCGTGCGGGTGTCCCAGGGTTACCGGGAGGCCGAGCGCCTGGCGCGCAAATTCGGCTTCGTCAACCTGGGGCAG ATCTTTCCTGACGGGCAGTACTACCACCTGCGGCACCGGGGCGTGGTCCAGCGGTCCCTGACCCCACACTGGGGCCATCGCCTGCGCCTAAAGAAAGACCCCAAG TGGTTCGAGCAGCAGACGCTACGGCGGCGGGTGAAGCGCTCGGTGGTGGTACCCACGGACCCCTGGTTCCCCAAGCAGTGGTACATG AACAACAAGGTGCAGCCGGACCTGAACATCCTGCAGGCCTGGAGCCAGGGGCTGTCGGGCCAGGGCGTCGTGGTCTCTGTCCTGGACGACGGCATCGAGAAGGACCACCCGGACCTCTGGGCCAACTAC GACCCCCTGGCCAGCTATGACTTCAATGACTATGACCCAGACCCCCAGCCGCGATACACGCCCAGTGATGAGAACCG GCACGGGACCCGCTGTGCTGGGGAGGTGGCAGCCATAGCAAACAACGGATTCTGCGGCACGGGCGTCGCCTACAATGCCCGCATCGGAG GCGTGCGCATGCTGGACGGCACCATCACGGATGTCATCGAGGCCCAGTCGCTGAGCCTGCAGCCGCAGCACATCCACATCTACAGCGCCAGCTGGGGCCCCGAGGACGACGGCCGCACCGTGGACGGCCCGGGCATCCTCACCCGGGAGGCCTTCAGGCGCGGCGTGACCAAG GGCCGTGGTGGGCTGGGCACGCTCTTCGTCTGGGCGTCGGGCAACGGCGGCCTGCACTATGACAACTGCAACTGTGACGGCTACACCAACAGCATCCACACGCTCTCGGTGGGCAGCACCACCCGGCACGGCCGCGTGCCCTGGTACAGCGAGGCCTGCGCCTCTACGCTTACCACCACCTACAGCAGCGGCGTGGCCGCCGACCCGCAGATC GTCACCACAGACCTGCACCACCAGTGCACGGACAAACACACGGGCACCTCGGCCTCGGCCCCGCTGGCTGCGGGCATGATCGCCCTGGCTCTGGAGGCCAA CCCGTTCTTGACCTGGAGGGACATGCAGCACCTGGTGGTCCGGGCGTCCAGGCCAGCACAGCTCCAGGCTGAGGACTGGAGGACCAACGGCGTAGGGCGCCAAG TGAGCCACCACTACGGCTACGGGTTGCTGGACGCCAGGCTGCTGGTGGACATGGCTCGGACGTGGCTGCCCACGCAGCCCCAGCAGAAATGCGCCATCCGGGTCGTACACACCCCCAC cagGCCCGCAGGAGGGGCCCTCACCCCCCACGCCGCCCCTAGCCCTATCCTGCCGCTGATGCGAGTGAGGAAGAATGTGTCGGCCTGCGCGGGCCGTGCCAACTACATCCGCTCACTGGAGCACGTGCAGGTGCAGCTGTCGCTGTCCTATAGCCGCCGGGGAGACCTGGAGATCTCGCTCACCAGCCCCATGGGGACCCGCTCCACGCTCGTGGCCATCAG ACCCTTGGATGTCAGCGGCCAAGGCTACAACAACTGGATCTTCATGTCCACCCACTTCTGGGACGAGGACCCGCAGGGCTTGTGGACTCTGGGCCTGGAAAATAAGGGCTACTATTTCAACACAG GGACGCTGTACCGCTACACGCTGCTGCTCTACGGGACGGCCGAGGACATGACCGCGCGGCCCTCCGGCCCCCAGGTGACCAGCAGCGCGTGTGTGCAGCGGGACACGGAGGGGCTGTGCCAGG AATGCCACAGCCCCGCCTACATCCTGGGCCACCTCTGCCTGGCCTACTGCCCTCCAAGGTACTTCAGCCACACCCAGCAGGCAGTGACCCCGGGGCCTGGGCGCTCGGCGACACCCACCCTGCGCATCTGCTCCAGCTGCCACGCCTCCTGCTATACCTGCCGCGGGGGGTCCCCGCTCAACTGCACCACCTGCCCCCCGTCGTACACGCTGGACGAGCTTCGGGGCTCCTGCTCAGGACCTGTCCCTCCCAACAGCACCCCCCAGCCCACCGCAGTGGCCCAGCCCAGCTGCCACCGTGGCCAAGCCCAGGCTGCGGTGATGGCCTTGCTGGCCATGGCCTTGGGGAGCCCCTTCCTCTGCAGCGTCCTGTCTGGAGGCTGCCTGCCGCCATGGGGGGGCCCCCTCCGTGCCGGGCCTCCCCCCATCGCCACCCCAGGGCCGGCTGCTGGAGGGAACCTAGAGCCATCTGACTAG
- the PCSK4 gene encoding proprotein convertase subtilisin/kexin type 4 isoform X6 has translation MRPARTALWLRLAVALGLALVGPLPVGWSSARAPIYVSSWAVRVSQGYREAERLARKFGFVNLGQWFEQQTLRRRVKRSVVVPTDPWFPKQWYMNNKVQPDLNILQAWSQGLSGQGVVVSVLDDGIEKDHPDLWANYDPLASYDFNDYDPDPQPRYTPSDENRHGTRCAGEVAAIANNGFCGTGVAYNARIGGVRMLDGTITDVIEAQSLSLQPQHIHIYSASWGPEDDGRTVDGPGILTREAFRRGVTKGRGGLGTLFVWASGNGGLHYDNCNCDGYTNSIHTLSVGSTTRHGRVPWYSEACASTLTTTYSSGVAADPQIVTTDLHHQCTDKHTGTSASAPLAAGMIALALEANPFLTWRDMQHLVVRASRPAQLQAEDWRTNGVGRQVSHHYGYGLLDARLLVDMARTWLPTQPQQKCAIRVVHTPTRPAGGALTPHAAPSPILPLMRVRKNVSACAGRANYIRSLEHVQVQLSLSYSRRGDLEISLTSPMGTRSTLVAIRPLDVSGQGYNNWIFMSTHFWDEDPQGLWTLGLENKGYYFNTGTLYRYTLLLYGTAEDMTARPSGPQVTSSACVQRDTEGLCQECHSPAYILGHLCLAYCPPRYFSHTQQAVTPGPGRSATPTLRICSSCHASCYTCRGGSPLNCTTCPPSYTLDELRGSCSGPVPPNSTPQPTAVAQPSCHRGQAQAAVMALLAMALGSPFLCSVLSGGCLPPWGGPLRAGPPPIATPGPAAGGNLEPSD, from the exons atGCGGCCCGCCCGGACTGCGCTCTGGCTGCGCCTTGCAgtggccctgggcctggccctcGTTGGCCCCCTGCCTGTGGGGTGGTCCTCGGCCCGGGCCCCCATCTATGTCAGCAGCTGGGCCGTGCGGGTGTCCCAGGGTTACCGGGAGGCCGAGCGCCTGGCGCGCAAATTCGGCTTCGTCAACCTGGGGCAG TGGTTCGAGCAGCAGACGCTACGGCGGCGGGTGAAGCGCTCGGTGGTGGTACCCACGGACCCCTGGTTCCCCAAGCAGTGGTACATG AACAACAAGGTGCAGCCGGACCTGAACATCCTGCAGGCCTGGAGCCAGGGGCTGTCGGGCCAGGGCGTCGTGGTCTCTGTCCTGGACGACGGCATCGAGAAGGACCACCCGGACCTCTGGGCCAACTAC GACCCCCTGGCCAGCTATGACTTCAATGACTATGACCCAGACCCCCAGCCGCGATACACGCCCAGTGATGAGAACCG GCACGGGACCCGCTGTGCTGGGGAGGTGGCAGCCATAGCAAACAACGGATTCTGCGGCACGGGCGTCGCCTACAATGCCCGCATCGGAG GCGTGCGCATGCTGGACGGCACCATCACGGATGTCATCGAGGCCCAGTCGCTGAGCCTGCAGCCGCAGCACATCCACATCTACAGCGCCAGCTGGGGCCCCGAGGACGACGGCCGCACCGTGGACGGCCCGGGCATCCTCACCCGGGAGGCCTTCAGGCGCGGCGTGACCAAG GGCCGTGGTGGGCTGGGCACGCTCTTCGTCTGGGCGTCGGGCAACGGCGGCCTGCACTATGACAACTGCAACTGTGACGGCTACACCAACAGCATCCACACGCTCTCGGTGGGCAGCACCACCCGGCACGGCCGCGTGCCCTGGTACAGCGAGGCCTGCGCCTCTACGCTTACCACCACCTACAGCAGCGGCGTGGCCGCCGACCCGCAGATC GTCACCACAGACCTGCACCACCAGTGCACGGACAAACACACGGGCACCTCGGCCTCGGCCCCGCTGGCTGCGGGCATGATCGCCCTGGCTCTGGAGGCCAA CCCGTTCTTGACCTGGAGGGACATGCAGCACCTGGTGGTCCGGGCGTCCAGGCCAGCACAGCTCCAGGCTGAGGACTGGAGGACCAACGGCGTAGGGCGCCAAG TGAGCCACCACTACGGCTACGGGTTGCTGGACGCCAGGCTGCTGGTGGACATGGCTCGGACGTGGCTGCCCACGCAGCCCCAGCAGAAATGCGCCATCCGGGTCGTACACACCCCCAC cagGCCCGCAGGAGGGGCCCTCACCCCCCACGCCGCCCCTAGCCCTATCCTGCCGCTGATGCGAGTGAGGAAGAATGTGTCGGCCTGCGCGGGCCGTGCCAACTACATCCGCTCACTGGAGCACGTGCAGGTGCAGCTGTCGCTGTCCTATAGCCGCCGGGGAGACCTGGAGATCTCGCTCACCAGCCCCATGGGGACCCGCTCCACGCTCGTGGCCATCAG ACCCTTGGATGTCAGCGGCCAAGGCTACAACAACTGGATCTTCATGTCCACCCACTTCTGGGACGAGGACCCGCAGGGCTTGTGGACTCTGGGCCTGGAAAATAAGGGCTACTATTTCAACACAG GGACGCTGTACCGCTACACGCTGCTGCTCTACGGGACGGCCGAGGACATGACCGCGCGGCCCTCCGGCCCCCAGGTGACCAGCAGCGCGTGTGTGCAGCGGGACACGGAGGGGCTGTGCCAGG AATGCCACAGCCCCGCCTACATCCTGGGCCACCTCTGCCTGGCCTACTGCCCTCCAAGGTACTTCAGCCACACCCAGCAGGCAGTGACCCCGGGGCCTGGGCGCTCGGCGACACCCACCCTGCGCATCTGCTCCAGCTGCCACGCCTCCTGCTATACCTGCCGCGGGGGGTCCCCGCTCAACTGCACCACCTGCCCCCCGTCGTACACGCTGGACGAGCTTCGGGGCTCCTGCTCAGGACCTGTCCCTCCCAACAGCACCCCCCAGCCCACCGCAGTGGCCCAGCCCAGCTGCCACCGTGGCCAAGCCCAGGCTGCGGTGATGGCCTTGCTGGCCATGGCCTTGGGGAGCCCCTTCCTCTGCAGCGTCCTGTCTGGAGGCTGCCTGCCGCCATGGGGGGGCCCCCTCCGTGCCGGGCCTCCCCCCATCGCCACCCCAGGGCCGGCTGCTGGAGGGAACCTAGAGCCATCTGACTAG
- the PCSK4 gene encoding proprotein convertase subtilisin/kexin type 4 isoform X4 has translation MRPARTALWLRLAVALGLALVGPLPVGWSSARAPIYVSSWAVRVSQGYREAERLARKFGFVNLGQIFPDGQYYHLRHRGVVQRSLTPHWGHRLRLKKDPKVQWFEQQTLRRRVKRSVVVPTDPWFPKQWYMNNKVQPDLNILQAWSQGLSGQGVVVSVLDDGIEKDHPDLWANYDPLASYDFNDYDPDPQPRYTPSDENRHGTRCAGEVAAIANNGFCGTGVAYNARIGGVRMLDGTITDVIEAQSLSLQPQHIHIYSASWGPEDDGRTVDGPGILTREAFRRGVTKGRGGLGTLFVWASGNGGLHYDNCNCDGYTNSIHTLSVGSTTRHGRVPWYSEACASTLTTTYSSGVAADPQIVTTDLHHQCTDKHTGTSASAPLAAGMIALALEANPFLTWRDMQHLVVRASRPAQLQAEDWRTNGVGRQVSHHYGYGLLDARLLVDMARTWLPTQPQQKCAIRVVHTPTPILPLMRVRKNVSACAGRANYIRSLEHVQVQLSLSYSRRGDLEISLTSPMGTRSTLVAIRPLDVSGQGYNNWIFMSTHFWDEDPQGLWTLGLENKGYYFNTGTLYRYTLLLYGTAEDMTARPSGPQVTSSACVQRDTEGLCQECHSPAYILGHLCLAYCPPRYFSHTQQAVTPGPGRSATPTLRICSSCHASCYTCRGGSPLNCTTCPPSYTLDELRGSCSGPVPPNSTPQPTAVAQPSCHRGQAQAAVMALLAMALGSPFLCSVLSGGCLPPWGGPLRAGPPPIATPGPAAGGNLEPSD, from the exons atGCGGCCCGCCCGGACTGCGCTCTGGCTGCGCCTTGCAgtggccctgggcctggccctcGTTGGCCCCCTGCCTGTGGGGTGGTCCTCGGCCCGGGCCCCCATCTATGTCAGCAGCTGGGCCGTGCGGGTGTCCCAGGGTTACCGGGAGGCCGAGCGCCTGGCGCGCAAATTCGGCTTCGTCAACCTGGGGCAG ATCTTTCCTGACGGGCAGTACTACCACCTGCGGCACCGGGGCGTGGTCCAGCGGTCCCTGACCCCACACTGGGGCCATCGCCTGCGCCTAAAGAAAGACCCCAAG GTGCAGTGGTTCGAGCAGCAGACGCTACGGCGGCGGGTGAAGCGCTCGGTGGTGGTACCCACGGACCCCTGGTTCCCCAAGCAGTGGTACATG AACAACAAGGTGCAGCCGGACCTGAACATCCTGCAGGCCTGGAGCCAGGGGCTGTCGGGCCAGGGCGTCGTGGTCTCTGTCCTGGACGACGGCATCGAGAAGGACCACCCGGACCTCTGGGCCAACTAC GACCCCCTGGCCAGCTATGACTTCAATGACTATGACCCAGACCCCCAGCCGCGATACACGCCCAGTGATGAGAACCG GCACGGGACCCGCTGTGCTGGGGAGGTGGCAGCCATAGCAAACAACGGATTCTGCGGCACGGGCGTCGCCTACAATGCCCGCATCGGAG GCGTGCGCATGCTGGACGGCACCATCACGGATGTCATCGAGGCCCAGTCGCTGAGCCTGCAGCCGCAGCACATCCACATCTACAGCGCCAGCTGGGGCCCCGAGGACGACGGCCGCACCGTGGACGGCCCGGGCATCCTCACCCGGGAGGCCTTCAGGCGCGGCGTGACCAAG GGCCGTGGTGGGCTGGGCACGCTCTTCGTCTGGGCGTCGGGCAACGGCGGCCTGCACTATGACAACTGCAACTGTGACGGCTACACCAACAGCATCCACACGCTCTCGGTGGGCAGCACCACCCGGCACGGCCGCGTGCCCTGGTACAGCGAGGCCTGCGCCTCTACGCTTACCACCACCTACAGCAGCGGCGTGGCCGCCGACCCGCAGATC GTCACCACAGACCTGCACCACCAGTGCACGGACAAACACACGGGCACCTCGGCCTCGGCCCCGCTGGCTGCGGGCATGATCGCCCTGGCTCTGGAGGCCAA CCCGTTCTTGACCTGGAGGGACATGCAGCACCTGGTGGTCCGGGCGTCCAGGCCAGCACAGCTCCAGGCTGAGGACTGGAGGACCAACGGCGTAGGGCGCCAAG TGAGCCACCACTACGGCTACGGGTTGCTGGACGCCAGGCTGCTGGTGGACATGGCTCGGACGTGGCTGCCCACGCAGCCCCAGCAGAAATGCGCCATCCGGGTCGTACACACCCCCAC CCCTATCCTGCCGCTGATGCGAGTGAGGAAGAATGTGTCGGCCTGCGCGGGCCGTGCCAACTACATCCGCTCACTGGAGCACGTGCAGGTGCAGCTGTCGCTGTCCTATAGCCGCCGGGGAGACCTGGAGATCTCGCTCACCAGCCCCATGGGGACCCGCTCCACGCTCGTGGCCATCAG ACCCTTGGATGTCAGCGGCCAAGGCTACAACAACTGGATCTTCATGTCCACCCACTTCTGGGACGAGGACCCGCAGGGCTTGTGGACTCTGGGCCTGGAAAATAAGGGCTACTATTTCAACACAG GGACGCTGTACCGCTACACGCTGCTGCTCTACGGGACGGCCGAGGACATGACCGCGCGGCCCTCCGGCCCCCAGGTGACCAGCAGCGCGTGTGTGCAGCGGGACACGGAGGGGCTGTGCCAGG AATGCCACAGCCCCGCCTACATCCTGGGCCACCTCTGCCTGGCCTACTGCCCTCCAAGGTACTTCAGCCACACCCAGCAGGCAGTGACCCCGGGGCCTGGGCGCTCGGCGACACCCACCCTGCGCATCTGCTCCAGCTGCCACGCCTCCTGCTATACCTGCCGCGGGGGGTCCCCGCTCAACTGCACCACCTGCCCCCCGTCGTACACGCTGGACGAGCTTCGGGGCTCCTGCTCAGGACCTGTCCCTCCCAACAGCACCCCCCAGCCCACCGCAGTGGCCCAGCCCAGCTGCCACCGTGGCCAAGCCCAGGCTGCGGTGATGGCCTTGCTGGCCATGGCCTTGGGGAGCCCCTTCCTCTGCAGCGTCCTGTCTGGAGGCTGCCTGCCGCCATGGGGGGGCCCCCTCCGTGCCGGGCCTCCCCCCATCGCCACCCCAGGGCCGGCTGCTGGAGGGAACCTAGAGCCATCTGACTAG